The window GCAGCAACGGAGGAGGAGGTTAAGGAAAGAGCGGCTCAGTGGGATCAGCCGGTCACTGAGTACATTGAATTAGCCGAACGTTATTTAGGGTTCCAACAGCCCGGTTCGGTCTACCGATTCGCTGATGCTGGCGACGACCACAAAAGAGTTAGCTTTTCCTCCTCttcaaatttgcttgattgAGAAGTTGAACTTTGTTTTTCCgctagaaaatttgaatattgaGGGTTTCGACGAgaataaaattcaattattgattaatttcaAACTTGAAGTTTGTGGtgattccattttctttttggtagCTTTCATGGGCGTTCGAAAAGGAAGGGACTAAGCTGGAATGGAGGTGGAAATTCCGGCCGTCGCCTGATAGCCAGAAGATTACAGGAGGAATTTTGGACTTTCTTATGGACGCAAACATTAGGCTAAGTGTAGGATTAATTTGCCATTGTCTTGTTATCTTGAACAATCTATTGTCCGTGTTTCTTATTGCTCCCATTGGAAGTTAATTACTATGTTTCTTTGATATGTTTAATCTTTTGTCAGAATGATACTAATAGGAAACAATTAATGTTTGAGAAacatgtgtgtgtgtgtgtgtgtgtgtttgcAGGAAGAAGTTTTTAGAAAAACTCAATCCTTTGAGAAGCTGAAAGTGGAAGCTGAGAAATGTTTAGAACAAAGTGAGAGATCTACCAATGAGAAGATGGAGTTTGAATCAGAAATTTATGCAAAGGTGTGTGttacttaaaaatatttgacatGTTCATCCTTcttgttatattatttttggcATAAATTTCGAATTATTGTCCCATACTTATATTTGAGTTCAACATCAACTCTACTCCAACAGTTCAGGGAGACAGCCACATTTGCCAGCCATATCTGATAAATATGTTCTACAAGTCTCCCTTGGGCTGCCTGTTTCCCTCCCAATGTTGTCATGTTGTCAATTTCTATTAGGTTCGGAACATATATGAGTACTGTTTGCTGATTTGCCTGGCCATTTTATGCTTGATATCTTCTTGGTAGGCAGACCTTTTACCTGAGAAAAGGTTTAGCAACAAAGGCTTCTCTTTTGTTGCAATAAGAGGATCGAGGAAGATACCTCTGTCCAGCCAGGTTGTGAGAAAGAAACTGCTGAGTTCTGTGTCTCTACATTTTTATGTTCATTTTGTGCCTAGACAGAGTAAGCAGGGGTGAATCCAGGAATTCATTCTTGGTGGAGTGGGgataaaagaaagatgaaatgatgaacttcttcaatgaaaaaaattattaacaaGATTACTGAgcttcaataaaataatagtgtaattatataaaaagtataaatttcatttcacaaatattacaaaaatttatgtaTATGTAAAGGATGGATATGATAAAGCTCTATTTGAATATAGACTACACTATTAtcagtttttcatttttctttccttcaaaTAATAATGACTGAGTTCGTTTTACTCCTGTCTCTAGTTCCTTGGCGTCTTGAATTCAAAGAAGGCAAAACTCAGGGAGCTTCGAGATCAGCTTTCAAAACAGGAAACTACAGGAAAAGCTCTGATGGAAGAGGAAGATTCCACTGACAAAACTGAGAGTTACCATACTGGAAGTGATGCTGAGGGAGGTGAAGAAGAACCTGAAAAGAATCTTACAAGCACTTGCAAGGATGTTCCAGCAGCAGCAGGCAGGGGTCGTGGTCGTAAGAGAGCTACTCGCAAGTAGCA is drawn from Theobroma cacao cultivar B97-61/B2 chromosome 4, Criollo_cocoa_genome_V2, whole genome shotgun sequence and contains these coding sequences:
- the LOC18603137 gene encoding DNA repair protein XRCC4, which produces METSSSSTTRHTCLKLEIPSTEPIFVKGTWFDAHFDISITDGLHAWVCNATEEEVKERAAQWDQPVTEYIELAERYLGFQQPGSVYRFADAGDDHKRLSWAFEKEGTKLEWRWKFRPSPDSQKITGGILDFLMDANIRLSEEVFRKTQSFEKLKVEAEKCLEQSERSTNEKMEFESEIYAKFLGVLNSKKAKLRELRDQLSKQETTGKALMEEEDSTDKTESYHTGSDAEGGEEEPEKNLTSTCKDVPAAAGRGRGRKRATRK